Below is a window of Lacrimispora xylanolytica DNA.
TGGCTCAGGCAGGTGGAAAGAACCCGGCCGGAGTGGAAGATTGCCTTGCAAAAGCGAGGGAAGTAGTAGAGGAACAGCTGAAATAATTGCTGTTGAAATACGAAAAAATATGAAAGTTTTTCTTGACGTATGGCAAAATTATGCTATAATCATATCAGTGCTATAAAATACCCAAACAGTTGTATTATGCACAAGTACACAACTGGAGGGAGGTTAGGTGTGAGCTATGTCAAATGTAATCGTTAAAGACAACGAGACCTTAGATAGCGCTTTACGCAGATTCAAAAGAAACTGTGCTAAAGCAGGTATCCAGCAGGAAATTCGTAAGAGAGAGCATTACGAAAAGCCAAGCGTAAGACGTAAGAAAAAGTCTGAAGCTGCAAGAAAACGTAAATATAACTAATAGTTAAAAGATAAACCTCTGGTTTGGCCTAGGCGTAACCAGGGGTTTTTTCTACTTTTGGCGGGCCGTAGAATTTTCCATATCCTCTTTGCATATAGTATAAAGGAATAAATGTGAGGAAGGCAGAGAAAATATGTTGGAGGAATCGATAGAAAAGGCAGCTTCCACCTTAAAACTCCCCAAGGATGTCGTGCTTGGAGAGGTGCTTGTGTCCTTTCTCGGACGCCACAGTGTTGTGATTGAAAATTACCGAAGCATCATCATGTACACAGATAGCTTTATCAAGCTTCAGGCAAAAAACTGCCGGGTAAATATCTCCGGAAGCAGGCTTATCATCGAATATTACACCAATGAAGAGATGAAAATCAATGGATATATCAAATCCCTGGAATTTGAATAAGCAGGGGAGTTGGAGGTGTAAGAACGTGATTGAATGGCTGAGTCGCCGCTTTTTCGGTTATCTTTTTATAGAAATGTCCGGTTTTTCTCCGGAACGGTTTTTAAATATGTGCACGGTTCATGAGATAGAATTATGGCAAGTTGTTAATACTGGTCCAACCTATCAATTTTTTATGACCGTACCGGGGTTTCGAAAGATCAAGCCTCTTGTCCGCAAATCGAAGGTCAGACTTAGAATTTTAAAAAAGTTTGGACTTCCTTTTTTTTTATACCGCAATCGGAAGCGTAAATTTTATGCAGCTGGACTTTTTGGCTTTTTCTTCATTCTTTATACACTGTCTCTCTTTATCTGGGATATTAAATTTGACGGAAACAGAATGTATACATACGACACTCTTCTTAAATATTGTGAATCAGAACAGATTCATTACGGTATGATAAAGTCGAAAATTGACTGCGATCTTTTGGAGGAATCTCTCCGTACCGCATTTCCAGAAATAACATGGGTATCTGCGAGGGTATCAGGAACCAGGCTTTTGGTTAAGATAAAGGAAAATGAAGTGCTTTCAGAAATCCCGGTAAAGGATGAAACACCATGCGATATCGTGGCGGAAAAGGACGGGGTAATTACATCGATGATTGTACGAAGCGGAGTTCCAAAGGTAGCAGTTGGCGATACGGTTACCAAAGGTCAGATACTGGTAAGTGGTGCGCTTCCTATTATTGGAGACAGCGAAGAGATTGTAAATACTCATTATGTTCATTCGGAAGCAGATATTCGTGCAAAGACGGAGTATCATGAGACAAGACGGATTCCCTTATATCGTAAGATTGATGTGGAAACAGGAAAGGTTCGGAGAGGATTGTATGTCAAAGCCTTTGAGAGTTCTTTTCTGCTCATGCGTCCTCGCCCGGAGGGAACCTCATGGAAAAGAACCATGGAGGAAGAGCAGCTTCATTTATTCCAGAATTTTTACCTGCCCATATATATAGGAAAGATAACCGGAAAGGAATATATTTCCTATGAGCGACCCTATACGGAAGAAGAAAAAAAAGAGCTGGCCGATAAAATGAATCAAGAGTTTGAAAAAAAATTATTGGAAAAAGGGGTACAAATTCTAGAAAATCATGTTAAAATACTAGATAATGAATCTTTATGCCAAATTGCCATGGATTTCATAACCGATGAACCAGTTGGAAGGCAGGAAGGAATTAAGATGCAGACAACAGAAGAACCGGAGGAGACAAATCATTCAGATGAGCGTAATTGAGACAATCATAGATATTCCAGCAGAGCACGAAAAAAATGTATGCGGACAGTTTGACAGTTACTTAAAGAAAATGGAACGGACTCTTCATGTTACCATGGTAGCAAGAGATGGTGCTCTTAAAATTATTGGACCTGACCAGATGGTTCAAAAAGCAAGAAGCGTTTTTAATAATCTGATCGAACTGTCCAAACGGGGCAATACCATTACAGAGCAGAATGTGGACTATGCCCTCTCTCTATCATTTTCAGAAAACGACAGTCAGATCCTTGAAATAGATAAAGATATTATCTGCCGTACCATAAGCGGCAAGCCAGTAAAGCCAAAGACCCTTGGTCAAAAACAATACGTTGATCAGATCCGAAAAAAGATGATTGTATTTGGAATCGGACCTGCCGGTACAGGAAAAACATATCTTGCCATGGCTATGGCCATACAGGCGTTTAAAAATGGGGAAGTGAACCGGATTATCCTCACAAGACCTGCCATAGAGGCAGGAGAGAAGCTTGGATTTCTTCCTGGCGATCTTCAAAGCAAGATTGACCCTTATTTAAGGCCTCTTTATGATGCCCTTTATCAGATTATGGGAGCAGAAAGCTTTCTTCACAATTCAGAGAAAGGGTTAATTGAGGTGGCTCCGCTTGCCTATATGAGAGGTCGAACCTTAGACAATGCCTATATCATTCTGGATGAAGCCCAGAATACCACTCCTGCCCAGATGAAGATGTTCCTTACAAGA
It encodes the following:
- the rpsU gene encoding 30S ribosomal protein S21 — protein: MSNVIVKDNETLDSALRRFKRNCAKAGIQQEIRKREHYEKPSVRRKKKSEAARKRKYN
- a CDS encoding YabP/YqfC family sporulation protein, producing the protein MLEESIEKAASTLKLPKDVVLGEVLVSFLGRHSVVIENYRSIIMYTDSFIKLQAKNCRVNISGSRLIIEYYTNEEMKINGYIKSLEFE
- the yqfD gene encoding sporulation protein YqfD, encoding MIEWLSRRFFGYLFIEMSGFSPERFLNMCTVHEIELWQVVNTGPTYQFFMTVPGFRKIKPLVRKSKVRLRILKKFGLPFFLYRNRKRKFYAAGLFGFFFILYTLSLFIWDIKFDGNRMYTYDTLLKYCESEQIHYGMIKSKIDCDLLEESLRTAFPEITWVSARVSGTRLLVKIKENEVLSEIPVKDETPCDIVAEKDGVITSMIVRSGVPKVAVGDTVTKGQILVSGALPIIGDSEEIVNTHYVHSEADIRAKTEYHETRRIPLYRKIDVETGKVRRGLYVKAFESSFLLMRPRPEGTSWKRTMEEEQLHLFQNFYLPIYIGKITGKEYISYERPYTEEEKKELADKMNQEFEKKLLEKGVQILENHVKILDNESLCQIAMDFITDEPVGRQEGIKMQTTEEPEETNHSDERN
- a CDS encoding PhoH family protein is translated as MSVIETIIDIPAEHEKNVCGQFDSYLKKMERTLHVTMVARDGALKIIGPDQMVQKARSVFNNLIELSKRGNTITEQNVDYALSLSFSENDSQILEIDKDIICRTISGKPVKPKTLGQKQYVDQIRKKMIVFGIGPAGTGKTYLAMAMAIQAFKNGEVNRIILTRPAIEAGEKLGFLPGDLQSKIDPYLRPLYDALYQIMGAESFLHNSEKGLIEVAPLAYMRGRTLDNAYIILDEAQNTTPAQMKMFLTRIGFGSKVIVTGDQTQKDLPTGAVSGLDMAMRILKKIDDISFCQLTSSDVVRHPLVQKIVQAYDDFESKNKAGERKTKAPGGRKAHYDN